The following are encoded in a window of Mycobacterium vicinigordonae genomic DNA:
- a CDS encoding acetyl-CoA acetyltransferase — translation MTSDVRGEVAIVGVAEEVSPTGVIDVPLRELEARVITAALVDAGLSLSDVDGLCSCTGGALMHSIELAEYLGIAPRFTDATQVGGASYGLYVEHGAAAIAAGVAETVVIVYASTPRAARKRGEKGLGVFATPERLEWETPYGVMLPISAYALAANRHMAAYGTTAEQLAQIAVDTRRWAELNPRAHLRDPITVDQVLNSGFIAEPIHKLECCLVTDGAAAIVLTSTERARDLPQPPVLVLGAASAASHAMISQMPDLTATPGALSGPAAFRAAGLTPGDVDVVELYDSFTITVLLALEDLGFCAKGEGGPFAGSGVLGPGGALPGQTSGGGLAYTHPGAFGAFLLVEAARQLRGDCGERQVPGAQTAVAHGTGGVLSATSTLILGTEATL, via the coding sequence TTGACAAGCGATGTCCGAGGTGAGGTCGCCATCGTCGGTGTGGCCGAGGAGGTTTCGCCGACCGGGGTGATAGACGTGCCACTGCGCGAACTCGAAGCACGGGTGATCACGGCGGCGCTGGTCGACGCCGGCTTGTCGCTCAGTGATGTCGACGGATTGTGCTCGTGTACCGGGGGTGCCTTGATGCATTCCATCGAGTTGGCCGAATACCTGGGTATAGCACCGCGATTCACTGACGCCACGCAGGTCGGGGGCGCCAGTTACGGGCTCTACGTCGAGCATGGCGCCGCGGCCATCGCGGCGGGGGTGGCCGAGACAGTGGTGATCGTCTACGCCTCAACCCCGCGAGCCGCGCGCAAGCGCGGTGAGAAGGGCCTCGGAGTGTTCGCCACACCCGAGCGGTTGGAGTGGGAAACACCGTACGGGGTGATGCTGCCGATCAGCGCTTACGCGCTGGCAGCCAATCGGCATATGGCCGCATACGGAACGACCGCCGAGCAACTGGCTCAGATCGCAGTCGATACCAGGCGCTGGGCGGAGCTGAATCCCCGGGCGCACCTGCGGGATCCGATCACGGTTGACCAAGTCCTCAATTCCGGGTTCATCGCCGAGCCCATCCACAAGTTGGAGTGTTGTCTGGTCACCGACGGTGCCGCGGCGATAGTACTGACCAGCACCGAGCGCGCCCGCGATCTACCCCAACCGCCGGTGTTAGTACTGGGTGCGGCCTCGGCGGCATCCCACGCGATGATCTCGCAGATGCCGGATCTCACCGCTACCCCAGGTGCGTTGTCGGGACCCGCGGCATTCAGGGCAGCAGGACTGACACCCGGCGACGTCGACGTAGTCGAACTGTACGATTCGTTCACCATCACGGTTCTGCTCGCGCTCGAAGATCTCGGCTTCTGCGCCAAGGGAGAAGGTGGTCCCTTCGCCGGTAGCGGCGTCCTGGGGCCCGGCGGCGCCCTGCCCGGCCAGACCTCGGGCGGGGGCCTGGCGTATACCCATCCCGGTGCCTTTGGCGCCTTCCTGCTTGTTGAGGCCGCGCGCCAGCTGCGCGGTGATTGCGGCGAGCGTCAGGTGCCAGGCGCGCAAACTGCAGTGGCGCACGGCACCGGCGGAGTGCTGTCGGCGACGTCGACGCTGATCCTGGGAACGGAGGCAACGCTATGA